One genomic region from Stackebrandtia nassauensis DSM 44728 encodes:
- a CDS encoding ATP-dependent helicase has translation MTRPAYERPDATAFAPDVAQATVVEHRDGPLLVQGGPGTGKTAVLVESVAARVKEGVDPADMLVLGFGRRGAARLRRDISARLARTGSEVPVYSFPALAFAVLRAAANRHDAPAPQLLKGPEQDVIIRELLAHDAVEWPEAVRPALGTRTFAAQLRDLLLRATERGISAPRLARLGREHDRPEWVAAADFMTRYVDVLALRSLTGGATYDSAEIVRAAASELADDPELVPPPKFTFVDEVQDLDPAQLELLRLVAGQGANLVAFGDADSATFGFRGADVRLLREFGDRFPTADGDPAPEVNLATCHRSASALLNATSLVAKKLRGTDRFRARAPRPEVGAGQVEVAALRSAAQQAAYIARQLRVAHLREGVAWSQMAVIVKSAAEHLPVVERALRHAGVPVEIAAIDQALSARPIVRHLLTIIQCGLNPKSLDEDTAVALLHSVYGGADSLSERRLRQELRRLAHAADVFRSPGELLVEALRDPAELTALPEEPWAEPPRRIAGLMECVRSATGSVEDVLWAVWERADLSRRLARRAVSRDSRAVAADGDLDAMMTLFDWAADFADRLPGAGADVFAAHVLEQVLPADTRAAQARRGETVQLLTAHSAKGLQWDLVVVAGVQEGTWPNLRPRGSIMGSEALVETVTSGTVVDTMTLLLDEERRLFYVAATRARDRLIVTCVADEDENQPSRFIEELGITVERPARLERPMTLPSLVAELRLAACGPAGRRKDAAIAQLSVLAKQAVPGADPEEWWGLRPISDHAPLILPGERVKVSPSTVELVEQCGLRWMLERHGGTEPSGLPQEIGNLVHAAAEAAAVTDDPRQAMADFVAQHLAKLPFEAPWKAKQDSERVRSMVDKFASWLESNNRDLVAAEKRFTVKLPDGPPGVTTELSGAVDRLERDLHGRLHVVDIKTGKTPISAAEAETNPQLAAYQVAVEAGAFAEHGLEAGGATLVYPASSTKAASVREQPALPSVDDPSWAHRKVLKVAETMTASTFTAVNTRKCDTCAVKQCCPISGKGEAVTKRD, from the coding sequence GTGACGCGTCCGGCATACGAACGACCGGACGCGACGGCTTTCGCGCCCGATGTCGCGCAGGCCACGGTCGTGGAGCACCGGGACGGGCCGCTGCTGGTCCAGGGTGGACCCGGTACCGGGAAGACCGCGGTGCTGGTCGAGTCGGTGGCCGCCCGGGTGAAAGAGGGCGTCGACCCCGCCGACATGCTGGTGCTGGGTTTCGGCAGGCGCGGCGCCGCGCGGTTGCGGCGCGACATCTCGGCCCGGCTGGCCCGCACCGGTTCCGAGGTGCCGGTGTACAGCTTCCCGGCGCTGGCCTTCGCGGTCCTGCGGGCCGCCGCCAACCGGCACGACGCACCGGCGCCGCAGCTGCTCAAGGGACCCGAGCAGGACGTCATCATCCGGGAGCTACTGGCCCACGACGCGGTGGAGTGGCCCGAGGCGGTGCGGCCCGCGCTGGGCACCCGGACCTTCGCCGCCCAGCTGCGGGACCTGCTGCTGCGGGCCACCGAGCGCGGCATCTCGGCGCCCCGGCTGGCCCGGTTGGGGCGCGAACACGACCGTCCCGAGTGGGTGGCCGCGGCCGACTTCATGACCCGGTACGTGGACGTGCTGGCGCTGCGGTCGCTGACCGGCGGCGCCACCTACGACTCCGCCGAGATCGTGCGGGCCGCCGCCAGTGAGCTGGCCGACGATCCCGAGCTGGTCCCGCCGCCCAAGTTCACCTTTGTGGACGAGGTGCAGGATCTGGACCCGGCGCAGCTGGAGCTGTTGCGGCTGGTGGCAGGGCAGGGCGCCAACCTGGTGGCCTTCGGCGACGCCGACTCGGCGACCTTCGGGTTCCGGGGCGCCGACGTGCGGCTGCTGCGCGAGTTCGGTGACCGCTTCCCCACCGCTGACGGCGATCCGGCGCCGGAGGTGAACCTGGCGACCTGCCACCGCAGCGCCTCGGCGCTGTTGAACGCCACCTCGCTGGTGGCCAAGAAGCTGCGCGGCACCGACAGGTTCCGGGCCCGCGCGCCCCGTCCCGAGGTCGGCGCCGGACAGGTGGAGGTCGCGGCGCTGCGCTCGGCGGCGCAGCAGGCGGCCTATATCGCGCGGCAGCTGCGGGTGGCGCACCTGCGCGAGGGCGTGGCCTGGTCGCAGATGGCGGTGATCGTGAAGTCGGCGGCCGAGCATCTGCCGGTCGTCGAGCGGGCGCTTAGGCACGCGGGGGTGCCGGTGGAGATCGCCGCGATCGACCAGGCGCTGTCGGCGCGGCCCATCGTCCGGCACCTGCTCACCATCATCCAATGTGGCCTGAATCCGAAGTCGCTGGACGAGGACACCGCGGTGGCGCTGCTGCACTCGGTGTACGGCGGCGCCGACTCGCTGTCGGAACGGCGGCTGCGCCAGGAGCTGCGGCGCCTGGCCCACGCCGCCGACGTGTTCCGCTCGCCGGGGGAACTGCTGGTGGAGGCGCTGCGCGACCCGGCCGAGCTGACCGCGCTGCCCGAGGAGCCGTGGGCCGAGCCGCCGCGCCGGATCGCCGGGCTGATGGAGTGCGTCCGCTCCGCGACCGGCAGCGTCGAGGACGTGCTGTGGGCGGTGTGGGAACGGGCCGACCTGTCGCGGCGGCTGGCCCGGCGGGCGGTGTCGCGGGACTCGCGGGCGGTGGCCGCCGACGGCGACCTGGACGCGATGATGACGCTGTTCGACTGGGCCGCCGACTTCGCCGACCGGCTGCCGGGCGCCGGCGCTGACGTGTTCGCCGCGCACGTCCTGGAACAGGTGCTGCCCGCCGACACCCGGGCCGCGCAGGCCCGGCGCGGTGAGACCGTACAGCTGCTGACGGCGCACTCGGCCAAGGGATTGCAGTGGGACCTGGTCGTGGTGGCCGGGGTGCAGGAGGGCACCTGGCCCAACCTGCGGCCGCGAGGCTCCATCATGGGCTCCGAGGCCCTGGTCGAGACCGTCACCTCCGGCACCGTCGTGGACACGATGACACTGCTGCTGGACGAGGAACGGCGACTGTTCTATGTGGCCGCGACCCGGGCCCGGGACCGGCTCATCGTCACCTGCGTCGCCGACGAGGACGAGAACCAGCCCAGCCGCTTCATCGAGGAACTGGGCATCACCGTGGAGCGTCCGGCCCGGCTGGAACGCCCGATGACCCTGCCGAGCCTGGTCGCCGAGCTGCGGCTGGCCGCCTGCGGCCCGGCCGGGCGACGCAAGGACGCCGCGATCGCGCAGCTGTCGGTACTGGCCAAGCAGGCGGTGCCCGGCGCCGACCCGGAGGAGTGGTGGGGACTGCGGCCGATCTCGGACCACGCGCCGCTGATCCTGCCGGGCGAACGGGTCAAGGTCTCGCCGTCCACGGTGGAGCTCGTCGAGCAGTGCGGGCTGCGGTGGATGCTGGAACGGCACGGCGGCACCGAACCGTCCGGGCTGCCGCAGGAGATCGGCAACCTGGTGCACGCCGCCGCCGAGGCCGCGGCCGTCACCGACGACCCCCGGCAGGCCATGGCCGACTTCGTGGCCCAGCACCTGGCCAAGCTGCCCTTCGAGGCACCCTGGAAGGCCAAACAGGACTCCGAACGGGTGCGTTCCATGGTGGACAAGTTCGCGTCCTGGCTGGAGAGCAACAACCGCGACCTGGTCGCGGCCGAGAAACGGTTCACCGTCAAGCTTCCCGACGGGCCGCCCGGTGTGACCACCGAACTGTCCGGCGCCGTCGACCGACTGGAACGCGACCTGCACGGACGCCTGCACGTCGTCGACATCAAGACCGGCAAGACCCCGATCTCGGCCGCCGAGGCCGAGACCAACCCCCAACTGGCGGCCTACCAGGTCGCCGTCGAGGCCGGGGCCTTCGCCGAACACGGCCTCGAGGCCGGTGGCGCCACCCTCGTCTACCCGGCCAGCTCCACCAAGGCCGCCTCGGTGCGGGAACAGCCCGCACTGCCCAGTGTCGACGACCCCAGCTGGGCGCATCGCAAGGTGCTCAAGGTCGCCGAGACCATGACGGCCTCCACCTTCACCGCCGTCAACACCCGCAAGTGCGACACCTGCGCGGTGAAACAGTGCTGCCCGATCAGCGGCAAGGGCGAGGCGGTGACGAAACGTGACTGA
- a CDS encoding FAD-dependent oxidoreductase — translation MNKARTAMIVGGGIAGPVAALALRKAGIEATVYEAYDTVASGVGGGLSIAPNGVNALAVIGADTVLRDIGNPIETMAMHNWKGKKLGEFGSPAGLPPQRFVWRSELYRVLYEEASRRGVHIEHGKRLTGLDQTPDAVTAHFADGSSASADILIGADGIRSTVRGLIDPSAPGPRYVGLLGFGGAVANPDGAPGGNSMHFTFGKRAFFGHAFFDDGTGGWFSNLPSKEPLSAAECKARDPQQWIDELCEQYADDRYLAVDLLRRTDPADLLCTGPLEDIPTVPTWSSGRVVLIGDAAHATSPSSGQGASLACESAVVLAKALRDLPHQQAFASYEDQRRDRVERVIAQAAKTNNDKAAGPVARVLRDALMPVVLKFAKPEKFTWQFDYRVDWDEPAKAAV, via the coding sequence ATGAACAAGGCACGAACCGCCATGATCGTCGGCGGCGGCATAGCCGGGCCGGTCGCGGCCCTGGCGCTGCGCAAGGCCGGAATCGAGGCGACCGTCTACGAGGCGTACGACACCGTCGCCAGCGGAGTCGGCGGCGGCCTGAGCATCGCGCCCAACGGCGTCAACGCCCTGGCCGTCATCGGCGCCGACACGGTACTGCGCGACATCGGCAACCCCATCGAGACCATGGCCATGCACAACTGGAAGGGAAAGAAACTCGGCGAGTTCGGCAGCCCCGCCGGTCTGCCGCCACAGCGGTTCGTGTGGCGGTCCGAGCTGTACCGGGTCCTCTACGAGGAGGCCAGCCGACGCGGCGTCCACATCGAACACGGCAAACGGCTCACCGGCCTCGACCAGACCCCCGACGCGGTCACCGCCCACTTCGCCGACGGCTCCAGCGCGAGCGCCGACATCCTCATCGGCGCCGACGGCATCCGCTCCACGGTGCGCGGTCTCATCGACCCGAGCGCCCCCGGCCCCCGCTACGTCGGCCTGCTCGGCTTCGGCGGCGCGGTCGCCAACCCCGACGGCGCCCCCGGCGGCAACTCGATGCACTTCACCTTCGGCAAACGCGCGTTCTTCGGCCACGCCTTCTTCGACGACGGCACCGGCGGCTGGTTCTCCAACCTGCCCAGCAAAGAACCGCTGTCGGCCGCCGAGTGCAAGGCCCGCGACCCGCAACAGTGGATCGACGAACTGTGCGAACAGTACGCCGACGACCGCTACCTCGCGGTAGACCTGTTGCGCCGCACCGATCCGGCCGACCTGCTGTGCACCGGCCCCCTGGAGGACATCCCCACGGTCCCGACCTGGAGCTCGGGCCGGGTCGTCCTCATCGGCGACGCCGCCCACGCCACCTCCCCCAGCTCCGGCCAGGGCGCCTCGCTGGCGTGCGAGAGCGCCGTCGTCCTGGCCAAGGCCCTGCGCGACCTGCCCCACCAACAGGCGTTCGCCTCCTATGAGGACCAGCGCCGCGACCGGGTGGAACGGGTCATCGCCCAGGCGGCGAAGACCAACAACGACAAGGCGGCCGGCCCGGTGGCGCGGGTGCTGCGCGACGCGCTCATGCCGGTGGTGCTGAAGTTCGCCAAACCGGAGAAGTTCACCTGGCAGTTCGACTATCGCGTCGACTGGGACGAGCCCGCGAAAGCGGCCGTCTAA
- the chrA gene encoding chromate efflux transporter, whose protein sequence is MSAGSVREVAGVFLRLGTIAFGGPAAHTAMMREELVRRRGWVSDQRFVDLMGATNFIPGPNSTELAIHLGHDRARWKGLVAAGVCFILPAAVMVTGLAWAYVTYGQTPAVKGVLYGVVPAVIGIIAHALFGLLRTVVKTVWLGALGVAALVAYFLGVNELVILAAGGLLAVAVHFGQRWRGSVSGFAIPLLWTDKLPVFADPTTGQLAQLFATMLKIGAVLYGSGYVLLAFLRGDFVDRLHWISNEQLIDAVSIGQVTPGPVFTTATFVGYLVAGLPGAFLATVAIFLPSFVFVGLLTKLTGWLRSRDWTAMLLDGVNATALALMAGVSFQLGRTAIIDPLTAAIAIVTVLLLWRTKLNSAWYIAGGAVIGVAHILLNS, encoded by the coding sequence GTGAGTGCGGGTTCGGTGCGCGAGGTTGCCGGTGTGTTCCTTCGGTTGGGCACCATCGCCTTCGGCGGTCCCGCCGCCCACACCGCGATGATGCGCGAGGAACTGGTGCGCCGCCGGGGCTGGGTCAGCGATCAGCGGTTCGTGGACCTGATGGGCGCCACCAACTTCATCCCCGGCCCCAACTCCACCGAACTGGCCATCCACCTGGGCCACGACCGGGCCCGCTGGAAGGGCCTGGTCGCGGCCGGGGTGTGTTTCATCCTGCCCGCGGCGGTCATGGTGACCGGGCTGGCCTGGGCCTACGTCACCTATGGACAGACCCCGGCGGTGAAGGGGGTGCTGTACGGCGTCGTCCCGGCAGTCATCGGCATCATCGCCCACGCCCTGTTCGGGCTGCTGCGCACCGTGGTGAAGACGGTGTGGCTGGGCGCGCTGGGCGTCGCGGCCCTGGTGGCGTACTTCCTGGGCGTCAACGAACTGGTGATCCTGGCCGCGGGCGGGCTCCTCGCGGTGGCCGTCCACTTCGGGCAGCGCTGGCGCGGCAGTGTCTCCGGTTTCGCGATCCCGCTGTTGTGGACGGACAAGCTGCCGGTGTTCGCCGACCCGACGACGGGCCAGCTGGCGCAACTGTTCGCCACCATGCTCAAGATCGGCGCGGTCCTGTACGGCAGCGGCTACGTGCTGCTGGCGTTCCTGCGCGGGGACTTCGTGGACCGGCTGCACTGGATCAGCAACGAGCAGCTCATCGACGCGGTCTCGATCGGCCAGGTCACGCCGGGGCCGGTGTTCACCACCGCGACCTTCGTCGGCTATCTGGTCGCCGGGCTGCCGGGCGCGTTCCTGGCGACGGTCGCGATCTTCCTGCCGTCGTTCGTGTTCGTGGGCCTGCTGACGAAGCTGACCGGCTGGCTACGGTCCCGCGACTGGACCGCGATGCTGCTGGACGGGGTGAACGCGACCGCGCTGGCGCTGATGGCGGGGGTGTCGTTCCAGCTGGGCCGCACCGCGATCATCGACCCGCTCACCGCCGCCATCGCGATCGTCACGGTACTGCTGTTGTGGCGCACCAAACTCAACAGCGCCTGGTACATCGCCGGAGGCGCGGTCATCGGCGTCGCTCACATTCTCCTGAATAGTTGA
- a CDS encoding M91 family zinc metallopeptidase — protein MGISVAQLRALSTEKLTTSADTAVAVGKDVETRAGEIVDAAKSAAGAGFWAGADAQAQNDLLGTFPAPLEAASSVFKAAATTLDTLVAELEGAKSDIETAIASYPEHKVQDDGTVTWPPSPDAATEARLRQQAEELFNLLLKAIDRANAADESAVTQLAQKDLGAGPVPVKLPDGSVYLATGDKDNVVKVSNDKDGNLIANVDGKDFRFDPGTRLTVDGQAGDDKIDIDKNVKEDVAVFGGKDDDTIHGSDKANVLNGGDGADVIHGGGGNDRIDAGGNSSGYDVVYGNDGDDTITGGSGNDRVAGGAGNDTIDGGQGKDYLDGQRDDDTITGGTEDDVIYGLEGEDVLRGEDGNDYLEGGRDNDRIDGGIGNDTISGGHGEDTLSGGDGRDVLYGGHGKDTVDGGSGLDQAYVQEEDAITKDRYGIDTAERNNVTISDNAGVYQVEGSDDFKARVQADLDMMAASPTAQQMLDKQAAEFGGFDDFVQPGEDTLKIEELSFDPNNPHRDLENGYASSSRDGHDNSHNVIEYNAAKSLDDPGSAPSNVLYHEMAHTYDFRHDQFDEDLHTDTRSPDTDYSGDGVPNGERTAVGLPIDHDDNPQTDLKLQEDHPWALTENGLRTEQGRPWRLTYGLPIPPR, from the coding sequence ATGGGGATCAGTGTTGCCCAGTTGCGTGCCCTCAGTACCGAGAAGCTGACCACCTCGGCGGATACGGCCGTCGCGGTCGGCAAGGACGTGGAGACCCGGGCCGGGGAGATCGTCGACGCGGCGAAAAGCGCCGCCGGGGCCGGGTTCTGGGCCGGGGCCGATGCGCAGGCGCAGAACGACCTGCTGGGAACGTTCCCGGCGCCGTTGGAGGCGGCCAGCAGCGTCTTCAAGGCCGCGGCCACGACGCTTGACACCCTGGTGGCCGAACTGGAGGGCGCCAAGTCCGACATCGAGACGGCGATCGCGTCCTATCCGGAGCACAAGGTGCAGGACGACGGCACCGTGACCTGGCCGCCCTCGCCCGACGCCGCCACCGAGGCGAGACTGAGGCAGCAGGCGGAGGAGCTGTTCAACCTGCTGCTGAAGGCGATCGATCGGGCCAACGCGGCCGATGAATCGGCGGTGACGCAGCTGGCGCAAAAGGACCTGGGTGCCGGGCCGGTGCCGGTGAAGCTGCCGGACGGGTCGGTGTACCTGGCCACGGGGGACAAGGACAACGTCGTCAAGGTCAGTAATGACAAGGACGGGAACCTGATCGCCAACGTCGACGGCAAGGACTTCAGGTTCGATCCCGGCACGCGGCTGACAGTCGACGGACAGGCTGGCGACGACAAGATCGACATCGACAAGAACGTCAAGGAAGACGTCGCGGTGTTCGGCGGCAAGGACGACGACACGATCCACGGCAGCGACAAGGCCAACGTGCTCAACGGGGGCGACGGCGCCGACGTGATCCACGGCGGGGGCGGGAACGACCGTATCGATGCCGGAGGCAACTCAAGCGGGTACGACGTCGTCTACGGCAACGACGGCGACGACACCATCACCGGTGGGAGCGGGAACGATCGCGTCGCGGGTGGTGCGGGCAACGACACCATCGACGGCGGCCAGGGCAAGGACTATCTGGACGGACAACGGGACGACGACACGATCACCGGCGGTACCGAGGACGACGTCATCTACGGCCTCGAAGGTGAGGATGTCCTGCGCGGCGAGGACGGCAACGACTACCTGGAGGGCGGCAGGGACAACGACCGCATCGACGGGGGTATCGGCAACGACACCATCTCCGGTGGCCACGGCGAGGACACTTTGTCGGGCGGCGACGGTCGTGACGTGCTGTACGGCGGGCACGGCAAGGACACGGTGGACGGTGGCAGCGGGCTCGACCAGGCGTATGTCCAAGAAGAGGACGCCATCACCAAGGACCGGTACGGCATCGACACCGCCGAGCGCAACAACGTCACGATCTCCGACAACGCTGGCGTCTACCAGGTCGAGGGCTCCGACGACTTCAAAGCCCGGGTCCAAGCCGATCTGGACATGATGGCGGCGTCTCCCACGGCGCAGCAGATGCTCGACAAGCAGGCGGCCGAGTTCGGCGGCTTCGACGACTTCGTGCAGCCGGGCGAGGACACGCTGAAGATCGAGGAACTGAGCTTCGACCCGAACAACCCCCACCGTGACCTCGAGAACGGTTATGCCAGTTCTTCCCGGGACGGTCATGACAACTCGCACAACGTGATCGAGTACAACGCCGCCAAGAGTCTCGACGATCCGGGAAGCGCGCCGTCCAATGTGCTCTACCACGAGATGGCCCACACCTACGATTTCCGTCACGACCAGTTCGACGAGGACCTTCACACCGACACCAGGTCACCGGATACCGACTACTCCGGTGACGGCGTGCCGAACGGCGAACGCACCGCTGTCGGTTTGCCCATCGACCATGACGACAATCCGCAGACCGACCTGAAGCTGCAGGAAGACCATCCGTGGGCGCTGACCGAGAACGGACTGCGCACCGAGCAGGGCAGGCCGTGGCGCCTCACCTACGGCCTGCCCATCCCGCCGCGTTAG
- a CDS encoding PadR family transcriptional regulator has product MAKKRKVGNPLALAVLSYLLMKPMHPYELGRTLKKHGDDRNIKYNHGSLYMVVRQLHAAGFIAEQEIERQGNLPERTVYAITADGRQELRDWLRELIAEPKHEYPAFVTGLSLISALPPQEATELLRKRLEQLAVQREDIQSVLDSAASQGVPGLFLVEEDYRLAIVDTEVDFVEKFLHDINDPETDWAGPWGEFHEQHTEQS; this is encoded by the coding sequence ATGGCCAAGAAGCGCAAAGTCGGCAACCCGCTCGCCCTGGCCGTCCTGTCCTACCTGCTGATGAAACCGATGCACCCGTACGAACTGGGCCGCACGCTCAAGAAACACGGCGACGACCGCAACATCAAGTACAACCACGGTTCGCTGTACATGGTGGTGCGGCAACTGCACGCCGCCGGGTTCATCGCCGAACAGGAGATCGAACGGCAGGGCAACCTGCCCGAGCGCACCGTCTACGCGATCACCGCCGACGGGCGCCAGGAACTACGCGACTGGCTGCGCGAGCTCATCGCCGAGCCGAAGCACGAGTATCCGGCCTTTGTGACCGGCCTGTCGCTGATATCCGCGTTGCCTCCCCAGGAGGCGACCGAGCTGCTCCGGAAACGGCTCGAACAACTGGCCGTCCAGCGCGAGGACATCCAATCCGTCCTCGACTCGGCCGCGTCCCAGGGCGTACCCGGCCTGTTCCTCGTCGAAGAGGACTACCGGCTCGCCATTGTGGACACCGAGGTGGACTTCGTCGAGAAGTTCCTCCACGACATCAACGACCCCGAAACCGACTGGGCTGGCCCCTGGGGCGAGTTCCACGAGCAACATACGGAGCAGTCATGA